GCATCGCCGCCCACCATGGCCGGGTCCACGTTGTCGACGCCTCGGTGGCCACCAGCAGCACCGGCCACGGCTCGCCACTCCCCATGCTCGTGCACGGCGGCCCCGGACGTGCCGGCGGTGGTGAGGAGATGGGCGGACTGCGCGGCCTCAGGCACCACCTCCAGACCACCGCCGTGCAGGGCTCACCCGACGTGCTCACGGCCGTCACCGGCCAGTGGATGCCCGGTGCGACTCGCCACGTCGACAGGGGCCATCCGTTCCGACTGCACTTCGACGACCTGGAGGTGGGCACTGCGCTCCGCACGGGTTCGCGCACCGTCACCCTCGACGACATCGAGGGCTTCGCCGAGTCCACCGGAGACCACTTCTACGCTCACATGGACGAAGAGGCGGCGGCGGCCAGCCCGATCTTCGGCGGACGGGTCGCCCACGGCTACCTGGTGCTGTCGCTGGCCGCCGGCCTGTTCGTGTGGCCCGATCCCGGGCCCGTGCTGGCCAACTACGGCATCGACCGCTGCCGTTTCGCCAAGCCCACCTACCCCGGTGACACCCTGACCGTCTGGCTGACCGCCAAGCGCAAGACCCTGCGGGCCGGAGCCGGCTACGGCGAGGTGGCGTGGGACGCCCAGGTCCTCAACCAGGGCGACGAGGTGGTCGCCGCCTACGACGTGCTGACAATGGTGGCCAACAGACCCGGCCTGAACGGCGCACCGGAAGAGACGGCCTGATGGGCCGCAGCTGGGAGTCCATGGACGACTTCGAGGCCTTCCTGGACGACGGCGGGATCGTCGAGGTGGACGACGACATGCCCGACACCTACCGGCGGGCCGTGTTCGCCTTCATCGAGATGCACGCCAACTCTGAGATCATGGGTGGCCTCACCGAACGGGAGTGGATACCCAAGACCCCGGGCCTGCGCCACAAGATGTCGGTGCTGGCCAAGACGCAGGACGAGATAGGGCACGGCCACCTCCTCTACATGGTGGCCGCCGACATGGCCATCAAGACCCGGCGGGAGATGCTCGAGGACCTGTTCGCCGGAAGGTCGAAGTTCCACAACGTGTTCCACTACCGGGCCAAGACGTGGGGCGACCAGGTCGCCATCTCGTTCCTGGTCGACTCTGCGGCGCTTGCCAGCCAGCAGGCGGTTCTCAAGAACTGCTCCTACGGCCCGTACCGTCGGATCCTCCGGCGAATCGTCGCCGAGGAGGGGTTCCACATGCGGATGGGCGAGGAGCGGATGATGCTCATCGCCGAGGGGACCGAGGTCCAACGGGTGATGTTCCAGCAGTCGATCGACGACTGGTGGTGGCCGTCTCTCCAACTCTTCGGCCCCGACTCGAAGCCCGGCGACCAGTTGCTGCGCTGGCACATCAAGTCGGAGCGCAACGAGGTGCTGCGGGCACGCTGGGTGCAGAAGTACGCCCCCCTGCTGACGTCCTACGGGTTCACCATCCCGGACCCGGGCATGGTCCACGACGCCGACGCAGGTACCTGGACCTCCGGGCCCATCGACTGGGAGCCGCTGAAGAGGACCCTGGCCATGGGTGGACCCGACTCGGCCCGGCGAATAGCCGAGGCGGCCGCCAGCTGGGTCGACACCCGATGGGTACGCCAGGCCCTGGACGAGGCTCCAGTGGGAGCGGCGGCATGACTGACGCCCTCCGGGAGCGGGTCCGCTCGGCGGTTGCCGCCGTCGACGACCCCGAGTACCCCGGCATCTCCATCACCGACCTCGGCCTGGTGGAGGCCCTAGACGTCACCCCCGACGGCGACGTGGTGGTCGGCCTCATACCCACCTTCTCCGGATGCCCGGCGCTCTCGATGATCGCAGATGACGTCCGTTCCGCCGTCGCCGGCCTGGACGGGGTGACCACGGTGGACGTCCGGTGGCTGGGTGCCCCCGTCTGGACCATCGACCGGGTCACCGACGTGGCGCGGGCCACCATGGCCCGGGAGTTCACCGTGGCGGTCCGCATCGGTCGGGAGCCGGTGTCCTGCCCGCGCTGTGGATCGTCCACCATGGAGGACTCGATGTTCGGACCCAGCCGCTGCCGGGCGGTGCACGTCTGTCCGTCGTGCGCCGAGGTCGTCGAAGTGATGCGGGCCTAGGGGGCGGAGGATGCGGCGCTACGAGGTGTTCCTGAAGAAGGACGGCAAGGACGAATACCGGCACGCCGGGTCCCTGGATGCCCCCGACGACGGCCTGGCCCTGCTGCTTGCCCGGGAGAGCTACCTGCGCCGCGCAGAGGGCGACCGCCTCTGGCTCGTCGACCGCGACCACATCATCGTGGGTGACGGGGAGTTCGTGGCCCCCAACGCCGACAAGCCCCACCGTCACAACGACGGCGAGCGCATAGCCGCCCGCCGGAAGAGGCTCCGCGCCGAGGCCGGGCAGGACACCGGACCCGGGGAGGTCGGGTGAGCGGCCTGGGCGGAGGCACCCGGGAGTTCCTCCTGGCCTTCGCGGACGACGAGCACCTCATTGGTCAGCAGCACGCCGAATGGATAGGCATGGCGCCGTTCCTGGAGGAGGACCTGGCGTTCTGCTCCATCGCCCAGGACGAGCTGGGCCATGCGGCCTCCCTCTACGCCATCGTGGCCGGCGATGGCGACCCGGCCGGCGACGCCGTCGACGACCGGGCGATCGACGACCTGGCATTCCACCGCGAACCCAGGGACTGGCGATCGGCACAGTTCGTGGAGGTGGCCTCGACCGACTGGGCCCACGCGCTGGCCCGCCACTGGCTGTACGACGCCGCAGAGGAACTCCGCTGGGCCCTGGTAGCCGATTCCACGCTCACCCCGCTGGCCTACGCGGCGCAGCGTGCCTGCCGGGAGGAATCGTTCCACCTGCGCCATGCCGACGGCCTGCTCGACCTGCTGCTGCCGGTCTCGGACAGCGGCGACCGGATCCGGGCCGCAGTGGTGGACCTCCTCCCGCTGTCCCTCGGTTTGTTCGACCCCGTGGCCGGCGAGGCCGAGGCTGTGGCCGACGGCGTGGCCACGGCGCCGTTCGACACCCGCCTAGCCGCATGGACCGAACGGGTCCGGGGACGGTTCGGCATTGACCCGGCGACCGTCGCCAGGCCTGGCCACAGCGGGAGGACCGTACGGAGTCCCGACTTCGCCCCCCTCCTGGAGCGCATGCGCGAGGTCTTCGCCCTGGACCCGTCCGCCATCTGGTAGGTCGCTCGGGAACGAGCCTTCCGGGCGGGCGCGTTACGGTTCGCCACCATGGTGCTTGGCCCCGACGAGGTGATCGTCGCAGACGACTACCACACGGCCGGCGAGCCCTTCCGGATCGTCGACCTCGGCCCCATGGAGGGCGACTCCGTCCTGGACCGACGTTCCTGGGCCATGTACAACCTCGACGACCACCGGCGTTTCCTCTGCAACGAGCCGCGTGGCCATGCCGACATGTACGGCGGCATGGTCGTCCCGCCCGACGACCCCGACGGCGACGTGGGCGTCGTGTTCTTCCACAAGGACGGCTTCTCCACGGCCTGCGGCCACGGGACCATCGCCATGGCCACCTGGGCCATCGACACGGGACGCATCCCCGCTCCGGACAGCGGCGAGGTGCCGATCGTGGTCGACGTACCGTCGGGCCGACTCCACACCGTCGCCATGGTCGAGGCAGGTCGGGTGGCATCCGTCCGGTTCACCAACGTCGTGTCGTTCGTATCGGCCACAGGGCTCGTCGTAGACACCTCGTTCGGGTCGGTAACAACTGAGATGTCGTTCGGGGGCGCCTTCTACGCCTCGGTCGCCATCGACGACCTCGGGCTGACCGCCACCGCCGACCGGGTGGACGACCTGATCACCCTGGGTCGGGAGGTCAAAGCCACCCTCGACGACCATCCGACCACCGCACACCCGACCGACCACCGGTTGTCCGGACTCTACGGAACGATCATCCACGAGACCATCGGGGATGACCCCCTGCAGGAACGCAACGTGACGATCTTCGCCGACGGCCAGGTCGACCGGTCGCCGTGCGGATCCGGCACCTCGGCCCGACTGGCCCTTCTCCACCACCACGGTCGGATCGCGGTCCATGCCCCGTTCGAGAACCACGGCGTGGCCGGAGGCACGTTCACCGGTCGGATAGTCGATGTCACCGGCGCCGGCGTAGTCACCACGGTCGAGGGCTCGGCCCACCGACACGCCACCAGCACATTCCACCTGGACCCCCACGACCCGATCGGGTTGGGGTTCGGGTTCCGCTGATCGACGGAGCGATGGCTGGCATGCTCCCCCACTACGACGCCGAGGCCATCCGGGCCGTCGTCGACATGCCGACGTGCATCGAGGCGCTCCGGGTGGGATCCCGGGAACCGGGTGACCTCCATCCCCGCACCCAGGTGTCCCTCGGCCCGGCCGACGACTTCCTGATGATGCCGGCGGTGTCGGCGGCCGGTATCGGCGTGAAGGTCGTCAGCGTCGTCTCCGGCAACCGTGACCGGGGCCTGCCGCTGATCCACGGCTTCTATCTCTACTGCGACCGGGAGACCGGTGTTCCGACCGCCACCCTGGACGGATCGGCACTCACCACGCTGCGGACCCCGGCCGCCTCAGCGCTGGCCGCCGACCTGCTGGCACGACCCGATGCCACCACGCTGGGGATCTTCGGTACCGGCGTCCAGGCCCGGGGACACGTCGACGCCATGCTGGCGGTACGCCCTGACACCACCCGGATCCTCGTGACCGGACGCTCCGAGGGCTCCACCGAGGCGTTCGTCGCCGACCTGGACGCCGGAGGTCGGGAGGCCATCTCAGCTTCTCCACAGGAGACCGCGGGCTGCGACATCGTGTGCGGCTGCACGTCATCAGCCACGCCGGTCGTGCCCACGGGCGCCGTACGGCCGGGCGCCCACGTCGGGCTGGTCGGCTCGTACTCGATGGCCCGTCGGGAGGTCGACGCCCACCTAGTGAACAGGGCCTCGGTGTTCGTGGACGACCGCCACGCCGCAGCCGAGGAGGCCGGCGACCTCATGGTTCCGGCCGAAGCCGGCGAATGGTCGTTCGACTCCGTGGTCGGCGACCTGGCCGAGCTCTGCCGCGGAACGGTCGGTCGGACGTCGGACGACGAGGTAACCC
This DNA window, taken from Acidimicrobiales bacterium, encodes the following:
- the paaA gene encoding 1,2-phenylacetyl-CoA epoxidase subunit A, which produces MGRSWESMDDFEAFLDDGGIVEVDDDMPDTYRRAVFAFIEMHANSEIMGGLTEREWIPKTPGLRHKMSVLAKTQDEIGHGHLLYMVAADMAIKTRREMLEDLFAGRSKFHNVFHYRAKTWGDQVAISFLVDSAALASQQAVLKNCSYGPYRRILRRIVAEEGFHMRMGEERMMLIAEGTEVQRVMFQQSIDDWWWPSLQLFGPDSKPGDQLLRWHIKSERNEVLRARWVQKYAPLLTSYGFTIPDPGMVHDADAGTWTSGPIDWEPLKRTLAMGGPDSARRIAEAAASWVDTRWVRQALDEAPVGAAA
- the paaB gene encoding 1,2-phenylacetyl-CoA epoxidase subunit B (with PaaBCDE catalyzes the hydroxylation of phenylacetyl-CoA; involved in phenylacetate degradation) — its product is MRRYEVFLKKDGKDEYRHAGSLDAPDDGLALLLARESYLRRAEGDRLWLVDRDHIIVGDGEFVAPNADKPHRHNDGERIAARRKRLRAEAGQDTGPGEVG
- the paaC gene encoding phenylacetate-CoA oxygenase subunit PaaC, whose amino-acid sequence is MSGLGGGTREFLLAFADDEHLIGQQHAEWIGMAPFLEEDLAFCSIAQDELGHAASLYAIVAGDGDPAGDAVDDRAIDDLAFHREPRDWRSAQFVEVASTDWAHALARHWLYDAAEELRWALVADSTLTPLAYAAQRACREESFHLRHADGLLDLLLPVSDSGDRIRAAVVDLLPLSLGLFDPVAGEAEAVADGVATAPFDTRLAAWTERVRGRFGIDPATVARPGHSGRTVRSPDFAPLLERMREVFALDPSAIW
- a CDS encoding proline racemase family protein yields the protein MVLGPDEVIVADDYHTAGEPFRIVDLGPMEGDSVLDRRSWAMYNLDDHRRFLCNEPRGHADMYGGMVVPPDDPDGDVGVVFFHKDGFSTACGHGTIAMATWAIDTGRIPAPDSGEVPIVVDVPSGRLHTVAMVEAGRVASVRFTNVVSFVSATGLVVDTSFGSVTTEMSFGGAFYASVAIDDLGLTATADRVDDLITLGREVKATLDDHPTTAHPTDHRLSGLYGTIIHETIGDDPLQERNVTIFADGQVDRSPCGSGTSARLALLHHHGRIAVHAPFENHGVAGGTFTGRIVDVTGAGVVTTVEGSAHRHATSTFHLDPHDPIGLGFGFR
- the paaJ gene encoding phenylacetate-CoA oxygenase subunit PaaJ; this encodes MTDALRERVRSAVAAVDDPEYPGISITDLGLVEALDVTPDGDVVVGLIPTFSGCPALSMIADDVRSAVAGLDGVTTVDVRWLGAPVWTIDRVTDVARATMAREFTVAVRIGREPVSCPRCGSSTMEDSMFGPSRCRAVHVCPSCAEVVEVMRA